The following coding sequences lie in one Benincasa hispida cultivar B227 chromosome 6, ASM972705v1, whole genome shotgun sequence genomic window:
- the LOC120080171 gene encoding probable carboxylesterase 18, with the protein MSMEKLPLKFRILLRLRSIASFISRRPNITVNRFLMSFFDPKTPPSSKPRNGVSTNDVVFDPFRNLWFRLFLPSSSVLADNVSLPVVVYYHGGGFVFFSANSMPYDDFCRRLARDLRVVVVSVNYRLSPEHRYPIPYEDGFDALKFLDGTDLVFPANVDFDQCFIAGDSAGGNLAHQVAVKAGGYDFKKLKIKGLIAIQPFFGGEERVESEIRFGKSPMLTLEEADWFWKAFLPNGSNRNHPAAHVFGPRAGDISDVKFPATLLIVGGKDQLLDWGKKYYEWLKESGKEVDLVEYPNAIHGFYAVPELKDASLLIKDVGDFMHKLMAV; encoded by the exons ATGTCCATGGAAAAGCTTCCATTGAAGTTTCGAATTCTTCTCCGCCTCCGTTCCATTGCCTCCTTCATAAGTCGCCGCCCTAACATCACCGTCAACCGTTTCTTGATGAGCTTCTTCGACCCCAAAACCCCTCCTTCTTCTAAGCCCCGTAACGGCGTTTCAACTAACGACGTCGTTTTCGACCCCTTCCGCAATCTTTGGTTTCGcctctttcttccttcttcttccgtGCTCGCCGATAACGTTTCCCTGCCTGTCGTCGTTTACTATCACGGCGGCGGGTTTGTGTTTTTTTCGGCTAATTCGATGCCTTACGATGATTTCTGTCGAAGACTCGCACGTGACCTACGTGTGGTGGTTGTCTCTGTTAATTATCGCCTCTCTCCGGAACACCGATACCCAATTCcctatgaagatggatttgatGCTTTGAAATTTCTCGACGGTACGGATTTGGTTTTTCCGGCGAACGTTGATTTTGATCAGTGTTTTATTGCCGGTGATAGTGCCGGCGGCAACCTGGCTCACCAAGTGGCAGTTAAAGCCGGCGGCTACGACTTCAAGAAGCTGAAGATTAAAG GTTTAATTGCAATACAACCATTTTTCGGGGGAGAGGAGCGAGTAGAGTCGGAGATTCGATTTGGCAAGTCGCCAATGTTGACCTTGGAAGAGGCAGATTGGTTTTGGAAGGCGTTTTTGCCAAATGGGTCTAACAGAAACCACCCGGCGGCGCATGTGTTCGGTCCCCGTGCCGGAGACATTTCCGACGTGAAGTTTCCGGCGACGCTTCTGATCGTGGGAGGAAAGGACCAGTTGCTAGATTGGGGGAAAAAGTACTATGAATGGCTGAAAGAGAGTGGCAAAGAAGTTGATTTGGTTGAATATCCAAATGCCATTCATGGATTTTATGCAGTTCCTGAGCTGAAGGATGCTTCATTGCTAATCAAAGATGTGGGTGATTTCATGCACAAACTTATGGCAGTGTAA
- the LOC120079012 gene encoding thaumatin-like protein 1b, translated as MAFQMQLFRLSIIFSISGVHSVNFVIKNNCKIPIWPGALTVAGNRISTTGFKLLPGSTATATVNISSMPWSGRFWARTLCSSDANGKFTCQTADCGSGQVSCNGAGAIPPASLVEFTIAANHGQDFFDISLVDGYNLPVTVSPVGGSSGCKSVVCTRNVNVVCPPELAVKSQRGVVIACKSACMAFNKPEYCCSGDHNQSETCLPTNYSKIFKSQCPQASSYVYDDKTSTFTCSSGANYAITFCP; from the exons ATGGCATTCCAAATGCAATTGTTTAGGCTTTCAATCATATTCTCCATTTCAG GGGTTCACTCCGTCAATTTCGTCATTAAGAACAATTGTAAGATCCCAATCTGGCCCGGAGCTTTAACTGTTGCCGGCAATCGAATATCTACCACTGGCTTCAAATTACTCCCTGGATCAACCGCAACCGCAACGGTCAACATATCGTCGATGCCATGGTCCGGGAGGTTCTGGGCTCGAACACTTTGCTCCAGTGATGCAAATGGAAAGTTCACTTGTCAAACTGCAGACTGCGGCTCCGGCCAAGTCTCCTGCAACGGTGCCGGCGCAATTCCGCCAGCAAGCTTAGTGGAGTTCACAATAGCGGCGAACCACGGCCAAGATTTCTTCGATATCAGCCTTGTTGATGGCTACAATTTGCCGGTTACAGTAAGCCCCGTAGGGGGATCAAGTGGTTGCAAATCAGTAGTTTGTACAAGAAATGTGAACGTCGTTTGTCCACCGGAATTGGCCGTTAAAAGCCAACGTGGCGTAGTGATAGCATGCAAAAGTGCGTGTATGGCTTTTAATAAGCCGGAATATTGTTGCAGTGGAGACCATAATCAGTCGGAAACTTGCCTGCCGACGAATTATTCGAAGATATTCAAGAGCCAATGTCCTCAAGCTTCTAGTTATGTATATGATGATAAGACAAGTACATTTACTTGCTCAAGTGGAGCTAATTATGCTATCACATTTTGTCCTTGA